The genomic interval aaaaaaataattttgtttgaaaaaaaatctagttatTTTATATgaagatttaaaatcaaatttacaaccgatatgtactttgatattttgttgTATACGTTACTTTTTTACCAGTTCTTTACCAGGCTTTACCAtctctgaaaatgtgttttttaaagGATTAGAAAATTTTCCTTTCAAggctaaaaaaatatgtttgacccTTCTGGACTTTTTTTAACGTTTATCAAATCAtatgctttttgaaatattggcagcactgccaaatGAATATTTACCGATTTGTACCATAGCTCATAAGATGgaatttttgtccaaaattaagatttaaaaaaaatgttagtttgcgcaattcaatttttgtatgaaaagatcaattgaaaaaaggtattttcACAGTGATTTTTTCTGGAAAGTTGTAAAAAATACCTATATTTTTTCCCaagacaccaagtcgatcagaaaattcgttcccaaggtacagatttttaaatattttaaatcatattacaAATTTACATCATGTCTCGATAtcggtcaaaaataattttgaatttaatagcAATGCAAAATTAAGGAGGGCCTCTTAGCgcagtggttagcggcttcggctgccgatccctaagttgctatggggcgcgggttcgattcccgccttatccacctggccttctatcggatggggaagtaaaacgtcggtccatttgcgcaaaagaggttttgggtgactcaccacacataacctttggacgcctagaaatgagcagaaacttgcaacagagaccacaaaagacccgggggtcgttaaagtggattgctttgcttttttttgcaaaatttaattcattGATAATTTCTTTCATGCTAAAAACTACAAATTTctctttttcacatttttaatctCATCATTCATCACTTGATTAGTTTTGCTACTAGGGTGAGAACACAGGGCTGCCATTCGATAGGCACACTATATTTACATTGCACTTAAACATCTAAAAGTAGTACTTTGCTGCGACTGTTTGTGGTCCCTCGGAAGGAATTGACTTAGTTCCAGCGCTTCCTACGCACTGCCGGCTGCACCCTCGATCGGGGCGTCCTGTCCCGCCTGGATTCCACCGGTTGGGCCAGTTCCGACCTTCGGGTGGTAACCGTTCTCGTCGGCGGTGTAGTTCACCCAGTACGTCTGGCCATCCGGACCCACGAACGAGTACGAGCCCTGCACGAACAGCGTCTTCACGATGTTACCCTCGGCGTCCTTCGTGTCCCGGTATGTGCCCACCTCCGACCGGATCTGGCCGTCGCTCAGCTCGTATCTGGAAGGGTGTAATAAGGAGAAAAGTAATTTGAGtaataaagtaaattttgaatttggatgagttgaaaaaattattgaacCTCAAAACCAAATTCCAGCACACCATTCTCAGGAATTCTTCTCAAAAAAATGCTCTCTGTAAAAGTGTTGACAAGTTTGAAAAACgacttttatataaatttgattCTATTCCAGCATTTTGTACAAATCAGtaatcagaagaaaaaaaatcgaacaatttcacaaaaaaagcatTATGCAAGATTTTTTGCGCAAAAAAAttactgaacttttttttttatttttggcatgttaacaatatttttctattttacatagaaatcattgaaaacagtTTAATTTAGTTGGAAGAAGATGGATAAATCAATACAAAATGGTTTATGGAAATGAGCTCTTTACTACCCTTcactttatatttatatttttagccTATCATCTCGTTGGCAATAAAttgaagcttcaaaaaaaagtgtccacgtggtttatggatggtccctaagctgAAATGGGTTTCCCCAACATCATTTGTTTCATCAAGGTTGATAAtggaaaaaagatttgtttttttttttcaatatctaatttgaaattaatttttgaaatcatcaaTTGAGGTAATATGAGGGAATTGATATTGTTTTTGTGCATTCTTTTAACATTCTGTGAtcttaaacaaataaatgtatGAATTAACATTTCTAGCGAAAACCTAAAACACTGACATTGTTAATTGTATTTAGATTATTATTGGTAAAAATGGTTATCATAACTagagttagtgaattttcacgatttcgtggatagagtgaaattcgtgaaatttaaagatttccgtgaaatcccgtaaaatttattaattttctcaaatcaattctttGACATAACGACACAATACAAATTTAATCCATGAAGACTATTTAGACTATTAGTGTCCAATTGAAAAGCGTTATATGAAccaatttgaagaattgtttgcaaaacaaacattaaaaataaaaataatgagaaGTGAATGCTGCGAATACTAAAatcatgttaacaaaaatcactcaaaaaaaacatattctcgGATCATCACAAGGAATATAACATCAATCATTTGATTCCAGTTattctcatagaaaaaaaagaattttcaaccaaaactaGTTGAAATAGACTGAACAAGtatattttgccaatttt from Culex pipiens pallens isolate TS unplaced genomic scaffold, TS_CPP_V2 Cpp_Un0002, whole genome shotgun sequence carries:
- the LOC120425885 gene encoding endocuticle structural glycoprotein ABD-5-like; this translates as MNKFVVFASVCCVLLAGKMVLTAPQGSPDAAVAPRSAAQDVQTVRYYSENNGLDGYKFTYELSDGQIRSEVGTYRDTKDAEGNIVKTLFVQGSYSFVGPDGQTYWVNYTADENGYHPKVGTGPTGGIQAGQDAPIEGAAGSA